A stretch of DNA from Chitinophagales bacterium:
TCTTGGCACAGGCACGATGTTGGCGGCAGGAACGTCAATAACAAGCAGCCAAACGATATACGTATATGCGGAGACAGGCACAGTACCAAATTGTTATGCAGAAAATTCATTTACAGTAACAATAAATAATAGTGAAAGTAGTAATGCAGGTGCAGACCAAATATTGTGTGGAAATACTACCCAAACAACATTAGCAGCTACTGCGCCATCGGCGGGTAGTGGAACTTGGTCGGCAGCAGGAACTAATACAGACACTTCTGTTGGCTTTAGTAATGTGAATGATCCTTCAGCAACTGTATTTGGTTTGGAAAATGGCAATGTGTATGAATTTATTTGGACAATAATGAATGGAGACTGTGTAGATGCCGATACTGTTCAAATAGAAGTAATCAATCCAATTACGCTCACACCTTTGGTATCTGTATGTAATGCAGATGATACGAGAACGGTTACAGTAAATATTACAGGTGGAAATGGCGCACCATATACTTTTACCATAAGTGGAACCGATGCCGCAGTAGCCGAAGCAGCCATTATAGCAAATGGTAATTATGGCACATCATCACCATTTATGGCAAGTACCAGTAGCATAATGTTTGATATAGAAGGACCGGCTTCATTTACGGTTAATGTGGACAATGGCTCAACTCCATTTTGTCCGGTTTCTGTGAACGTTGTTGTAGGCGATTGTGTGAGTCCTTGTCCGGTATTGGTAGATTCGCAAGCATCTGTTTACGAAGTATGCGTTACAGATAACACTGTAAGTTTAGGCGGTACCGTTAGTCCGGCAACAGCTGTTGAAGGTGTGGATTATACAGCAGCTTGGTATTTGGTTTCAATTGATGATGTGAACTTAGCTTCACCACAACTTGTATTAAGTACACTGAACGGGGATGTTAATCCAGATAATACAGATCCTTGTGACCCGAAAGATTATAAATATGAATTGCACTTAACTTGTGTAACAGACAATACAATAGAATATGTATTCCCTGAAGTAATTACGGTATTCCCATTACCTCAAGCAGGTCTGAGCTATACAACAGCAGGAGATGGCACTTGCGAAGTTTCTATTGTACCTATTTGTGCTAATTTAAGTATTACAAATGACCAAAGTGCAGCTGTTTATACTGATTCGTATACTTTGCCGGAAGGCGCGGCATCAGTAGATGTAACCTTTACTATTAGTATAGCAAATGCACCTTCAGGCTGTAGTCTTACCGAAATGCTTACTGCTGCTACACCAGCACCTCCTTCAGTTGCACCAATTCACTTGTGTGTAGATGATATGACAAGTGCAGGGCTTACCGTAGATTCGCCAGTGGCGGGAAGTACGTATTTGTGGTATAGTGCGCCGCGTGACCCGATGAATCCTTTTGTAAATTATTTAGCTTCAGGAACTTCTTATAATCCAACGGCAGACTATAGTACAACAGGTGTTGAGCAAATTATTTATGTGTATCAACAAGATGCTGTGGGTTGTATTTCGTCCGCAGAAACAACTTCATTTACTTTATTTAATTGCAATGTAGTAACAGAAGTTTGTAGTTGTGACGGAAGTGACGGAATGATTTTGACTATCTCTCAGCCTGGCACATATAATGTAGATGGCTATACCCAAATTTATTTATTGGTACAGGCTGGTGTTATTTTGCAAAATAGTAGTACCGGAGAATTTACCGTATCAACGGGTGTTTATGAAGTATATGCCCTCAATTATTTAACGGGCGATCTAACCATTCCGGCATTCACTCCGGGCGAAAATATCAGCAATTTCACCGCAGGCACTTCTCCGGGTCCTTGGACAAGTACCACAGCAGGTTGTTGGGAATTAAGTACTCCAATGATAGTGAGTGTAAATCAATGTATTCCTGATTTAGATGTTGTAGTAAATCCTGTACTCTGCGAAGGAGATTTGTTAGATTTAACAGCTTATGTACCCGCCGAACTAAATGGTATTGCAGGAACAGGCGAATGGTATGAAGGAGCAACTACCACAACTTTGGTAAGCGGCGACTTGACAATGGTAGCGGTAAGCAATGGCGATCAATTTACCTATCTTTTCACTACAACAGCCGATGGATGTACCGATATGGCAACTATTACAGTAACGGTAAATGCTGCACCAATAGTAGATGCCGGAATGATAGACCCTGTGTGTAATACAGACGAAATTGATTTGAGCATGTTAGCAGCAAGTATTACAGGTGTTGCTGACGGAACTTGGTCTTCAAGTGGTGATGGTAGCTTCACAGGCGGAACTAATTTCACTACCGCAACAGCTTATGTACCTGGTGCTGGTGACATTACGGCAGGTACAGTGACGCTCACGCTTACTTCAGATGACCCCGCCGGACCTTGTACGCCAGTAGCAGATAATGTTCAAATTGATATTATTACTTGTTGCGATGGCTTTGACATACCAACCATAGCGGATATAGAAATTTGTGGTAGTGGAAATACTGAATTAGCTCCAAGCGGAGGAGGATTTGGCACTATGACGAATACAACTGCCTCGAATTTATTTATAAGTGAATACAGCGAGCCAAATGGCGGTAACTGTAAATATATTGAATTGTACAACGGAACAGGTGTAGCCATAGACTTGGCGAATTACGAAATTTGGGGCATCAGTAATGGTGGAACTTGGACAGAATACACGCTCAATTTATCAGGAATACTAAATGATGGCGAAACGGTAGTAATATTAAATGATGCTTGTGCAGACGCAAATCTATTAGCTTTGCCAAATGTAATATTAGCAGCAAATACAGGTCCGATGAACTTCAACGGAGATGATGCGATAGGTTTAGCGTGGAATGGCGGTAGCGGAACAGTATTTAGCTTAATAGATGCAGTAGGAGCAGACGGAGCCGATCCGGGAACTGGTTGGACTGTTTCAGGTACTGCAAATGCTACTGCTAACAATACCTTAATACGTAATGCCGATGTTATTGCACCAACTACCGATTGGACAACTTCTTCTGCCAGTGAATGGACGGTAGCAGGCGAAAACGTAGTGAGCGATGCAGGAACACATACTTTCACTGGTTCTACAACAGTCGCAACAGTAACTTACAACTTCTACGATGCAGACCCTGCGACAACCATTCCGGTACCAACGCCAATAGCCAGTGGAGCTACTTACGACCCTGCGCTTACAACTATTGGCACATACAATTATTGGGTAACTGCCACAGATGGAAACTGTGAGAGTACTCCGGTGCAAGTAAGCATAACCATAGAAGGCGAACCTTCTGCAATACTAACCGCAACGGCAGATTTGTGTAGTGCAGATGGCGGAGCATTCCCTACTACCATAGATTTGAATACTTTGGTAACTTCAGGTCCAACCAATGGTACAGGCGAGTGGCAAGATGCAGTCGGAACGCCTTTAGCTTCAACAACTATTGATGGAAGTGTGTTAGGCGTTGGAAGTTTTGACTATCAATATGTAGTAACTACTTCGGGCGGTATTTGTCCACCAGCGACCTATCCGGTTACAGTTACGGTAAGTAATTGTTGTACTGGTTTTGACGTTCCAACTGTGGCCAACATTGATATTTGCGGAAGCGGAAGTACTGAATTGATGCCAAGTGATGGTGGTTTCCCTCCGACACTTGTAACAACTGCTTCGAATTTATTTATAAGCGAATACAGCGAGCCAAATGGCGGTAACTGTAAGTATATTGAATTGTACAACGGAACAGGTGCCGATGTAGATTTGGCAAATTACGAAATTTGGGGCATCAGCAATGGTGGAACTTGGTCAGAATCTACTTTGTCCTTATCAGGAACGCTAAGTGCTGGTGGAACCGTAGTAATATTAAACCAAGATTGTGCCGATGCGAACTTAACCGGTTTATCTAATTTAATATTAGCGGTAAACACAGGTCCGATGAACTTCAACGGAGACGATGCGATAGGTTTGGCGTGGAATGGCGGAAGTGGCACAGTATTTAGTTTAATAGATGCGGTAGGAATAGACGGAGCCGATCCGGGAACTGGTTGGACTGTTTCAGGAATAGCAAATGCTACTGCTAACAACACCTTGATACGTAATGCCGATGTTATTGCACCAACTACCGATTGGACAACTTCTTCTGCCAGTGAATGGACAGTAGCAGGCGAAAACATAGTGAGCGATGCAGGAACACATACTTTTATAGGAGCAAATCCTCCATCAGTAGTAACCTACAATTTCTACGATGCAGACCCTGCCACAACTGTTCCGGTTCCGGCACCAATAGCCAGTGGAGCTACTTACGACCCTGCTCTTACAGCAGTAGGAACTTACACCTATTGGGTAACAGCAACTGACGGCACTTGTGAAAGTGACCCTGTACAAGTAACAATAACCATAGAAGGCGAACCTTCAGCCGTAGTGTCTAATGCAGCCTTATTGTGCAACGCAGCAGGAAGTTCACCATCAAATTTATTGGATTTAAATACTTTAGTAACCTCAGGACCGACTAACGGCACAGGCGAGTGGCAAGATGTAAGTGGAACGCCATTGGCATCTACAACACTTGATGGAAGTGTCTTAGGTGTTGGCAGCTTTAATTATCAATATGTGGTTACTCCATTAGGAACACTTTGTACCGAACAAACCTATCCGGTTACAATTTCTGTATTGAACTGTAATTGTGATGGCTTTGGCGCGCCGATGCTTACCGATATTGAGGCTTGTGAAACCGATGGTGTAAGTACCGAAATATTCCCTGTGGGTGGAGGATATACGCCTCAGCCATTTAGCACGCTTTGGGATTTTGAAGGAGAAACGCCAGTGGGTGTATCCGATAATCCTTCGGTAAATACAGCAGATGCTACTGGTGGACCAACCATTGGCGCATTGTCATATCCGCAAGGAAATGCTTCTACGGATGCTTTTGCAAGTAATATGTGGACAACCAACACCACCCAAGATGCGGGCGATTACTTTGAGTTCTGTATTAGTGCTACCAGCGGATTTGTATTAGACGTTTCGGAAATATCATTTGATTTCCGTAGTTCAGGCTCGGGTCCTGTGTATTTTGACATAGCCATGTCGGTAGATGGCGGTGCTTACGCGAATTTATCGATTGATAATATTTCTTCTTTCGATTTGCCAGACCCAATTACCAATAATCCGGTATTAACTTTTGGTACGATAAATCAAGCGGCTGTTACAAATGATGCATCACAAGTTTGCTTTAGACTATATGGTCATTCATCCGCAGGCGATTTGGGTACTTGGAGAGTAGATAATGTAAGCATTATAGGCGATGTAACACCACAAAGTGGACCAATTGTATATAACTTCTACGATGCCGACCCGGCAGGTGCTGCTAATTTATTAAGTGGTAATGCCACTTCTTACGACCCAATGACAGCAGCGGGAACTTCTCAAACAATTTGGATAACCGCAACCGATGGAAATTGTACCAGCGCGGCGGCTCCGATAATGATTACTATTGATGAAGCACCTTCTGCTACTGTTACCACTACGGAAACTTTGTGTAATGTGGCAGGTGGATTATATACAAATACTTTAGACCTCAGCACTTTGGTAACTGCCGGACAAATGGACGGTACTTGGACAGACCAAATGAATAACACCGTAACTACTATTGACGCAACGGGAATGCCGGAAGGCGATTACACTTATACCTACACTATTTCTCCGGCAGCAGGAAGTTTCTGTACCGATGTTTCGTATGATGTAGTAATAAGCGTACTGGCTTGTCCTGTGGTTACACCTTGTACTTTGGCAGTTATAGCTACACCAACAGCGTGTACAGGAACTACTTACGACCTTGATGTGGAAGTTACTTTCGCCAATCCAAATTCAACACAATTTGAATTGGAAATAAACGGAACAACTTACGGTCCTTACACTTATACAACTTCTCCGCAAACAATAACTATTACAGGTTTAGCGGGTGATGGAACAGTAGATATTCCGGTAATTGTTTCAGATGTTGTTTCAGTGGCAAGCTCAGGTGAGTGGGAATTAAATGAAATTTTAGCTGACCCTGCTATAGGTACTGGAGATGCAAATGGTGATGGTGTGGCAAGTTCTTCCGATGATGAATTTGTTGAAATCGTTAATGCAACAGGTATGACCGTAGATATTAGCGGTTGGACAATTTCCGATGCCTTAGGTGTAAGACATACTTTCCCAAGTGGAACAATTCTTACCGATGCGCAAGCAATTGTAGTATTTGGCGGTGGTACACCAACCGGAACATTTGGCGGTGCGGTTGTTCAAACAGCAAGCACTGGCGGATTAAGTTTAAATAATTCCGGCGACACAGTAACCTTAATGGATGATATGGGTAATGTAATTGTTACCTATGCTTATGGAACAGAAGCAGGAAATGATCAGTCACTTAATTTAGACCCGGATGTAGTAGGCACTACTTATGTACAACACGGCATTTTTGGTACAAATTATTCACCGGGTACACAAGTAAATGGAGTCGCCTTTGCACCTTTATGTGAAAATGCAACAATGTATGATGCACCGCTTTGTACCAATCCGTCTATCTTAATCGTAA
This window harbors:
- a CDS encoding lamin tail domain-containing protein, which produces LGTGTMLAAGTSITSSQTIYVYAETGTVPNCYAENSFTVTINNSESSNAGADQILCGNTTQTTLAATAPSAGSGTWSAAGTNTDTSVGFSNVNDPSATVFGLENGNVYEFIWTIMNGDCVDADTVQIEVINPITLTPLVSVCNADDTRTVTVNITGGNGAPYTFTISGTDAAVAEAAIIANGNYGTSSPFMASTSSIMFDIEGPASFTVNVDNGSTPFCPVSVNVVVGDCVSPCPVLVDSQASVYEVCVTDNTVSLGGTVSPATAVEGVDYTAAWYLVSIDDVNLASPQLVLSTLNGDVNPDNTDPCDPKDYKYELHLTCVTDNTIEYVFPEVITVFPLPQAGLSYTTAGDGTCEVSIVPICANLSITNDQSAAVYTDSYTLPEGAASVDVTFTISIANAPSGCSLTEMLTAATPAPPSVAPIHLCVDDMTSAGLTVDSPVAGSTYLWYSAPRDPMNPFVNYLASGTSYNPTADYSTTGVEQIIYVYQQDAVGCISSAETTSFTLFNCNVVTEVCSCDGSDGMILTISQPGTYNVDGYTQIYLLVQAGVILQNSSTGEFTVSTGVYEVYALNYLTGDLTIPAFTPGENISNFTAGTSPGPWTSTTAGCWELSTPMIVSVNQCIPDLDVVVNPVLCEGDLLDLTAYVPAELNGIAGTGEWYEGATTTTLVSGDLTMVAVSNGDQFTYLFTTTADGCTDMATITVTVNAAPIVDAGMIDPVCNTDEIDLSMLAASITGVADGTWSSSGDGSFTGGTNFTTATAYVPGAGDITAGTVTLTLTSDDPAGPCTPVADNVQIDIITCCDGFDIPTIADIEICGSGNTELAPSGGGFGTMTNTTASNLFISEYSEPNGGNCKYIELYNGTGVAIDLANYEIWGISNGGTWTEYTLNLSGILNDGETVVILNDACADANLLALPNVILAANTGPMNFNGDDAIGLAWNGGSGTVFSLIDAVGADGADPGTGWTVSGTANATANNTLIRNADVIAPTTDWTTSSASEWTVAGENVVSDAGTHTFTGSTTVATVTYNFYDADPATTIPVPTPIASGATYDPALTTIGTYNYWVTATDGNCESTPVQVSITIEGEPSAILTATADLCSADGGAFPTTIDLNTLVTSGPTNGTGEWQDAVGTPLASTTIDGSVLGVGSFDYQYVVTTSGGICPPATYPVTVTVSNCCTGFDVPTVANIDICGSGSTELMPSDGGFPPTLVTTASNLFISEYSEPNGGNCKYIELYNGTGADVDLANYEIWGISNGGTWSESTLSLSGTLSAGGTVVILNQDCADANLTGLSNLILAVNTGPMNFNGDDAIGLAWNGGSGTVFSLIDAVGIDGADPGTGWTVSGIANATANNTLIRNADVIAPTTDWTTSSASEWTVAGENIVSDAGTHTFIGANPPSVVTYNFYDADPATTVPVPAPIASGATYDPALTAVGTYTYWVTATDGTCESDPVQVTITIEGEPSAVVSNAALLCNAAGSSPSNLLDLNTLVTSGPTNGTGEWQDVSGTPLASTTLDGSVLGVGSFNYQYVVTPLGTLCTEQTYPVTISVLNCNCDGFGAPMLTDIEACETDGVSTEIFPVGGGYTPQPFSTLWDFEGETPVGVSDNPSVNTADATGGPTIGALSYPQGNASTDAFASNMWTTNTTQDAGDYFEFCISATSGFVLDVSEISFDFRSSGSGPVYFDIAMSVDGGAYANLSIDNISSFDLPDPITNNPVLTFGTINQAAVTNDASQVCFRLYGHSSAGDLGTWRVDNVSIIGDVTPQSGPIVYNFYDADPAGAANLLSGNATSYDPMTAAGTSQTIWITATDGNCTSAAAPIMITIDEAPSATVTTTETLCNVAGGLYTNTLDLSTLVTAGQMDGTWTDQMNNTVTTIDATGMPEGDYTYTYTISPAAGSFCTDVSYDVVISVLACPVVTPCTLAVIATPTACTGTTYDLDVEVTFANPNSTQFELEINGTTYGPYTYTTSPQTITITGLAGDGTVDIPVIVSDVVSVASSGEWELNEILADPAIGTGDANGDGVASSSDDEFVEIVNATGMTVDISGWTISDALGVRHTFPSGTILTDAQAIVVFGGGTPTGTFGGAVVQTASTGGLSLNNSGDTVTLMDDMGNVIVTYAYGTEAGNDQSLNLDPDVVGTTYVQHGIFGTNYSPGTQVNGVAFAPLCENATMYDAPLCTNPSILIVKDDADNGDDTQAVNPGGTATFTITVTNNGDVDLMNVVVTDALA